The Flavobacterium johnsoniae genomic sequence CAATTTGAAATCGGTTTTTTTTATGTTTAAGATTTAGATTGAATTACAATCCAAATGCAGCTTTTACTTGGTTAACAAAATCAAGTTTTTCCCATGTAAACAACTCAACAGTAACTGTTTTTTCATTTCCTCCTGGAGCAGAGAAAGTTTTAGTTACAGTTTCTGGTTTACGTCCCATGTGTCCGTAAGCAGCAGTTTCGCTATAAATAGGATTTCTTAATTTTAATCTTTGCTCAATAAAGTAAGGACGCATATCGAAAATTGCTTCTACTTTTTTAGCGATTTCACCATTAGTTAAATTTACTTTAGAAGTTCCGTAAGTTTCAATAAAGATTCCCATTGGCTCAGCAACTCCAATTGCGTAAGAAACCTGAACTAAGATTTCGTCAGCAACACCAGCAGCAACTAAGTTTTTAGCGATATGACGCGTTGCATAAGCAGCACTTCTATCCACTTTACTTGGATCTTTTCCAGAGAATGCACCACCACCGTGAGCGCCTTTTCCTCCGTAAGTATCCACGATAATTTTTCTTCCTGTTAAACCAGTATCTCCGTGAGGTCCTCCAATAACGAATTTTCCTGTTGGGTTAATATGGTAGTTGATTTTATCGTTAAATAAATGAGCATGCTCAGGGTTTTTAGCGATAATTCTTGGAATTAAAATTTCAATAATATCTTTTTTGATTTTAGCTAACATTGCAGCCTCTTCATCAAAATCATCATGTTGAGTTGAGATAACGATCGCGTCAATACGAGTTGGTTTGTTATCGTCGCTGTATTCTAAAGTTACTTGAGATTTAGCATCTGGACGTAAATACGTAATTTCTTTGTTTTCGCGTCTTAAAATTGCTAA encodes the following:
- the metK gene encoding methionine adenosyltransferase, translating into MAYLFTSESVSEGHPDKVADQISDALIDNFLAFDADSKVACETLVTTGQVILAGEVKSNTYLDVQQIAREVIRKIGYTKSEYMFEANSCGILSAIHEQSADINQGVDRAKPEEQGAGDQGMMFGYATNETENFMPLALDLSHKLLQELAILRRENKEITYLRPDAKSQVTLEYSDDNKPTRIDAIVISTQHDDFDEEAAMLAKIKKDIIEILIPRIIAKNPEHAHLFNDKINYHINPTGKFVIGGPHGDTGLTGRKIIVDTYGGKGAHGGGAFSGKDPSKVDRSAAYATRHIAKNLVAAGVADEILVQVSYAIGVAEPMGIFIETYGTSKVNLTNGEIAKKVEAIFDMRPYFIEQRLKLRNPIYSETAAYGHMGRKPETVTKTFSAPGGNEKTVTVELFTWEKLDFVNQVKAAFGL